The following are encoded in a window of Glandiceps talaboti chromosome 5, keGlaTala1.1, whole genome shotgun sequence genomic DNA:
- the LOC144435549 gene encoding dapdiamide synthesis protein DdaC-like, protein MDVWFTELCILSSPCSAFPLQIFFFCDVPPGPGCGGETAIADVRDIQQRLQPDVLEKFDRLGVMYHRHLPFGANDKIGTWQKVFFTESKREVERHLQNTNSDYRWNSDDSLSLWHVKPAFTKHPNSGNRRQSFWHVKSAFTKHPNSGNRRQSFWHVKPAFTKHPNSGNRRQSFWHVKPAFTKHPNSDEKVWFNQVSLHHASFFDYHPRWVGVRCPGNKYPFHTYYGDGTEIDIGTIQHIRDVIWQVAIGYQPQRGDLLVLDNLHIQHTRLGFNGPRKLYVSMTVD, encoded by the exons ATGGATGTATGGTTCACAGAGTTATGCATACTATCATCACCATGTTCTGCGTTTCCTCTTCAGATATTCTTCTTCTGTGACGTTCCACCAGGCCCCGGATGTGGAGGAGAAACTGCAATAGCTGACGTAAGAGATATCCAACAAAGATTACAACCTGACGTATTAGAGAAGTTTGATAGACTTGGAGTCATGTACCACCGTCATTTACCATTTGGTGCCAACGATAAGATAGGAACTTGGCAGAAA GTATTCTTCACGGAAAGCAAGAGAGAAGTAGAACGTCACCTTCAGAATACCAACTCCGACTATCGATGGAATTCAGATGACTCACTTTCGTTGTGGCATGTAAAACCAGCATTTACCAAACACCCTAACTCAGGTAACAGACGACAGTCGTTTTGGCATGTAAAATCAGCATTTACCAAACACCCTAACTCAGGTAACAGACGACAGTCGTTTTGGCATGTAAAACCAGCATTTACCAAACACCCTAACTCAGGTAACAGACGACAGTCGTTTTGGCATGTAAAACCAGCATTTACCAAACACCCTAACTCAG ATGAAAAAGTCTGGTTTAATCAAGTATCTTTGCATCACGCATCCTTTTTTGATTACCACCCAAGATGGGTCGGAGTTCGTTGTCCTGGAAACAAGTATCCCTTTCATACCTACTATGGGGATGGAACTGAGATAGACATCGGAACAATACAGCATATCCGTGATGTCATTTGGCAGGTTGCTATTGGTTACCAGCCCCAACGAGGAGATCTGTTGGTTCTGGACAATCTACACATACAGCATACACGACTTGGGTTCAATGGTCCAAGGAAGTTATATGTCAGTATGACAGTAGATTAA